The Tumebacillus sp. BK434 genome segment TGGGGGTGGGAAGCCTTGACATCGTGTCGGCCCCATGCCTATAATAATGTTGATCAAATCAATCAGGATTATCGCTCGACGAAGTCCTGATTTGTTTTTGCACATATTCCTGACCTAAACAGTCAAGATTACAGAGGGTATGCGTAAGCGGATATCTGCTTGTCTAAGGAGGTGCGTACATTGAAGCTTTCTTCGCGCGGTCACTACGGCTTGATGGCCATGACCTACCTCGCGCAAAAAGCGGACGGAGGTCCTACGCCGATTAAGCAGATCGCTTCTGCCGAAGAGATTCCAGAGCAGTATCTGGAGCAGATCTTCGTAGAACTTCGCAAGGCGGGGCTTGTCACCAGTGTACGCGGTGCCCGCGGAGGTTACCGGCTGGGCCGGGCCCCCGAGGAGATCAACGTCGGCCAGGTCGTAAAAGTGCTGGAAGGCGAAATTGCGCCGGTTGAGTGTCTGCACTCCTCCGAGGAGGACGCAGAGCTTTGCTGCTCGAAGACCGAGTATTGCACGACCAAGGTCGTCTGGGAGAAATTGCGAGATACGATGGTTGCCGTGCTGGACGACATCACGCTCTATGATATCGTCACAGGCAGCGCCAAACTCTATACGCAGAAGCAATCTGCCGAGTAAGAGAAACAGCAACCACAGTCACACATAGTCGTGAAGGAGATGACAGTTTTGCGTAAAGTCTATCTGGACCATGCGGCGACCACTCCGGTCCGCCAAGAAGTACTCGATGCGATGATGCATGTCTACAAAGAGGTATACGGCAACCCGTCGTCCATCCACCAATTTGGACGCCCGGCGCGCAAACTGATGGAAGAAGCGCGCGAGAAGGTAGCCAAGGCGATCAACGCCGACCCGAAAGAGATCGTCTTCACCGGTTCCGGCACCGAAGCTGACAACCTGGCGATCGTTGGCGGCGCGCGTGCGAACAAGAAAAAAGGCAACCACCTGATCACCTCCGTCGTCGAGCACCATGCTGTGTTGGATGCGTTCAAGGCGCTGGAGAAGGAAGGCTTCGAGGTCACCTATCTGCCGGTGGACGCGGAAGGCCGCGTGTCGGTAGAAGATTTCAAGAACGCGCTGCGCGATGACACCGTGCTGGTGTCGATCATGCACGGCAACAACGAAGTCGGCACGATCATGCCGGTGGAAGAGATCGGCGCGATCTGCCGTGAGCGCAAGATCCTGTTCCACACCGACGCCGTGCAAACGGTCGGCAAGATCCCGGTTGACGTCAAGGCGATCAACTGCGACTTCCTCGCCCTGTCCGGCCACAAGATCTACGGTCCGAAAGGCATCGGCGTGCTGTACATGCGCCGCGGCGTTCGCACCCAGCCGCTGTACTACGGTGGCGGTCAAGAGCGCAAACTGCGCCCGGGCACCGAAAACGTAGCGAACATCGTCGCTCTGTCTGTCGCGATCGAGCTGGCTGTTGCTGAGATGGCAGAAGAGTCTGCTCGCCTGTCCGTCCTGCGCGACAAGCTGATCGACGGCATCCTGAACAACATCGAAGAGACGCGCCTGAACGGTCCGCGCGAAGGCCGTCTGCCGCATAACGTCAACGTTTCGATCGAGTACATCGAAGGGGAAGCGCTCCTGCTCTCCTGCGACATGAAGGGCTTCGCAGCTTCTTCCGGTTCTGCTTGCACCTCCGGCTCGCTCGATCCGTCGCACGTGCTGATGGCGATGGGTCTGACCCACACCACCGCACACGGTTCGCTGCGCCTGTCCCTGGGCAAGTCGACCACGGAAGAAGATATCGATTATGTGATCGAGCAGCTCAAGCCGATCGCAGACCGCCTGCGCGCGATGTCGCCGGTGTGGGAGCGTTTCCAAAAGGGTCTGCCGATCACGTAACACCCGCTTTTCAAAACCAATCCTGAGGAGGAATTCTACTATGTACAGCGATAAAGTAATCGACCATTTCACCAACCCGCGCAACGTAGGTGAAATCGAAGACGCATCCGGTGTTGGCGAAGTCGGCAACATGAAGTGCGGGGACATCATGAAGATGTACCTGAAGATCGACGATGCAACCAACATGATCGAAGATGTAACATTTAAGACGTTCGGCTGCGGCGCGGCGATCGCAACTTCGTCGATGTCCACCGAAATGATCAAGGGCAAGACCATCTCCGAAGCGCTGGACCTGACCAACCGTGCGATCGCAGACGCACTGGACGGCCTGCCGCCGGTGAAAATGCACTGTTCGGTACTGGCAGAGGAAGCGCTGAAAGCAGCTCTGCTCGACTACCAAAAGAAATCCGGCAAGAACCTCGGCCTGAACGAAGAAGACTTCGAAGACTGGGACGAAGAGTAAGATCGCACATGACTCCCTCCAACAAGTATTGGAGGGAGTTTTTTAAAGGGAGGTGTCCAGGATGTCTGATGACCTGAAGAATGAGGAGAAGTGGGTCAATCCGCTGTTGCCGGACGGCAAGAAGGAGTATGTGGTTGACCTGCAGATCACACCGATCGACGAGGATCACTGGACGCTGAAGCTGTCGACCGACCAGATTCAGCAGATCCACACAGCGCTGCAGCACTCGATCATCGAGAACCAGCGCGAGATGTCCAAACTCAAACGTCAAGCCCAGCGCTGGTCTGAGACCGGCACCGAACTGGAAAAGCTCGGCGTTGGTAAGAACAAGCATCTGTACAAGGCGACCAAGAAGGAGAACGAGAAGCTGGAGAAATTGAAAAACGAGCTGACCGACTTCCTCTTCGCGCAAAAGCGGATGCTGTAGTCGATGGCGCGATGGCCCGGAGCCAGCGCGCCACCCTGTGTTCGTGGAATCGACAGAATCCCCCTGACAAAAGCTACCGATGAGGTAGTGTGCGTGAGGGGGATTTTTGTGTTGCTCTGAGTGCTCAGTCGAACCAGCCTTTGCTGCGGAAGAACAGGAACAGGCCGACCCCGATGCCGAGCATCGTGATGATCATGATCATGAACCCATTTTGCTCATGCAGACCTGGCATGAAGTCGAAGTTCATCCCGTAGATGCCGGTCAGCAGCGTCAGCGGCATGAAGATCGTCGTGATCGCCGTCAGGATCATCATCACCGAGTTCATTCGGTTCGAAGAAAGCGACATATACGAGTCGCGAATGTCGGCCGTCAGCTCGCGGTTGGAATCGATCATCTCGGCCAGCTTGAGCAGGTGGTCGTAGATGTCGCTGAAATACACGCGCTGCGGACGTAAGGACTCCAACTGCTCCGCATTTAAGACCCGGTACAGCAGATCCCGCGTCGGCACGATCGTCCGGCGCAGCGCCAGCAGGTCGGTGCGGATCTCGAAGACCTGATCCATCAGCGAGCGGGTCGACTGTTGGCGCGTCTTGTCCTCCAGCACGTCGAGCTGATCTTCCAGCTGCTGCACGGCGGGGAAGTAGTTGTCCACAATGGTATCGATGATCAGATAGGAGATGAAATTCGGCCCGCGCTGATGCGTCTTCTCGTCGGTCTGCACCCGGGCCCAGACCGTTTCCACTTCGCGCAGGTTGGTCATATGAAACGAGACGAGAAAGTTTGGCCCGACAAACAGGTCGATCTCTTCCGAATTGAGCGTCATCTGATTCAAGGCGTGCAGCACAAAGAAGTGATAATCGTCAAAATGGTCGATCTTCGGTCGCTGCAAAAAATGAAAACAGTCTTCCACCGCCAGCGGGTGGAACTGGAAATGGTCGCGCAGCAGCAGCCCTTCGCTTTGGGTCGGCGTGGAAAAATCGACCCAGTACCAGGCGAGGTCCGCGCGGTGCAGATCTTGCAGGGTCAGGTTGTTCAGCAGCTCGTGCTGCTTGGTTACGGCTACGATCCGAATCATGTGCTCACCTCGGTGTTATTGTAACAAAAAAACGGCCGCTCCGCAGGGAGGGCCGTTTTCAGCAGGGAAGGGCGGGCTTAGACTGCTGCTGCCGCTTCCAGATAAGCTTTCAATTCTTCATCGGCCACGCGGCCTGCGAATTCGCGGAACGATTCGCCTGCCAGACGGTGCTCGGTGTAGTAGCGCACGATGTTTTCGATCGTGTACTGCACTTGATCGCCCGGGACTTTCAGGGCGACTTTGCGGTTGAACGTCGCGCCTGCGCCCAAGCCGCCGCCGATCGAGACGTCAAAGGCGTCGACCATCTTGCCGTCGCGGCGCACGAGCGCGCCGGCGAGGCCGATGTCGGCGATCGCCTGCTGGCCGCACTGGTTGGGGCAGCCGTTGACGTGCAGGCGGATCGGCGCGCCAAAGTCCGGGAAGGTCGCGTCGAGGTATTCGGCGATGCCTTTCATGCGCACTTTGGTTTCGACGAGCGCCAGGTTGCAGAACTCGTTGCCGGTGCAGGAGACCGCATGGCCGACAAACGCTGGCGGAGTTGCCGTGAACTGCGCGAGGATCGGCTCTTGCAGCAGCGCGTCCACGTTG includes the following:
- a CDS encoding Rrf2 family transcriptional regulator, with translation MKLSSRGHYGLMAMTYLAQKADGGPTPIKQIASAEEIPEQYLEQIFVELRKAGLVTSVRGARGGYRLGRAPEEINVGQVVKVLEGEIAPVECLHSSEEDAELCCSKTEYCTTKVVWEKLRDTMVAVLDDITLYDIVTGSAKLYTQKQSAE
- the nifS gene encoding cysteine desulfurase NifS, with the protein product MTVLRKVYLDHAATTPVRQEVLDAMMHVYKEVYGNPSSIHQFGRPARKLMEEAREKVAKAINADPKEIVFTGSGTEADNLAIVGGARANKKKGNHLITSVVEHHAVLDAFKALEKEGFEVTYLPVDAEGRVSVEDFKNALRDDTVLVSIMHGNNEVGTIMPVEEIGAICRERKILFHTDAVQTVGKIPVDVKAINCDFLALSGHKIYGPKGIGVLYMRRGVRTQPLYYGGGQERKLRPGTENVANIVALSVAIELAVAEMAEESARLSVLRDKLIDGILNNIEETRLNGPREGRLPHNVNVSIEYIEGEALLLSCDMKGFAASSGSACTSGSLDPSHVLMAMGLTHTTAHGSLRLSLGKSTTEEDIDYVIEQLKPIADRLRAMSPVWERFQKGLPIT
- the nifU gene encoding Fe-S cluster assembly scaffold protein NifU, whose protein sequence is MYSDKVIDHFTNPRNVGEIEDASGVGEVGNMKCGDIMKMYLKIDDATNMIEDVTFKTFGCGAAIATSSMSTEMIKGKTISEALDLTNRAIADALDGLPPVKMHCSVLAEEALKAALLDYQKKSGKNLGLNEEDFEDWDEE
- the corA gene encoding magnesium/cobalt transporter CorA, which codes for MIRIVAVTKQHELLNNLTLQDLHRADLAWYWVDFSTPTQSEGLLLRDHFQFHPLAVEDCFHFLQRPKIDHFDDYHFFVLHALNQMTLNSEEIDLFVGPNFLVSFHMTNLREVETVWARVQTDEKTHQRGPNFISYLIIDTIVDNYFPAVQQLEDQLDVLEDKTRQQSTRSLMDQVFEIRTDLLALRRTIVPTRDLLYRVLNAEQLESLRPQRVYFSDIYDHLLKLAEMIDSNRELTADIRDSYMSLSSNRMNSVMMILTAITTIFMPLTLLTGIYGMNFDFMPGLHEQNGFMIMIITMLGIGVGLFLFFRSKGWFD